The genomic DNA CACAGtgtgaataatttattttaagtagagacAAAGAGGAAACTGAGAAAAGTACCCAATTCTAAATGTTAACCCTTTTCttggtaaattaaaaaaaaaatcgtgatTTCAAGTTTCGGTTGCGCCTCAGAAGCTTGGCCGTAACCATCATAAGATTGAAAATTTGTGCCTGGATATAAATTGAAATTACTAGCTACCACAAACTAACGAGAGTatcatcatatcatatcataaatTTATTCATCAACAATACAAGTTTGTGTTTGAAATGCACATAAAATACAATTgcaataaaatacatacaataGAAGTATTAATTTAATGGTTTGTACCTGTGTAAGCGGGCTGGTATTGGTGGTAAACACACCGAGGAACCGTTTCTCGCGCGCCACGCGCATGGTGGCGTGTTCTAGCGCGCGGATCGCGGCCACATTCTCGCGTGCGTTCAGGTGTTCGGCCGTCGCCATCATGAAGGAGTGGAGGATGGTGCCTGGATGGGAGAGATTTTTGAGTACATGTAAGTAAAACCCATGTCTATTAAATCTGCCATGGAAAGACCCCTGAACGCATTTGCCAGAATGACCTCGGAAAATGGCGAGAAATCATACGGCGAGCAACATATGTGCCTGATGTCAGCAGTTGACCACAACACTGCAAATAGTATAACGACTATGAAGAGAGAAAACCCGTGTAATAttgcttatggctcctctacacgatgggccaacgccggccactccaagggacgcagccatgcggtagaatgagatagcaatatcacttgctccctataacgcataaatgcgtcccttggagtggccggcgtaggcctatcgtgtagaggagccattaggtatttattaggtCTTcgtcaacctagcgttttcccctACCGCCAGGGTCCCCTTTCCTATtcaatcttctccactttgcccgatcttcggcatcctcaggtgtgagattgttctcttatTGTTTATTAGGTATTTCAGTTTTATGTTATGTTACAGTATTGCTTAGGATTGTTTGCTCTCACTGATAAGTGTAGTTATCATGTAGAACAGCACATATAAATATACTATTCGATACGCTTCAAATTTACATGATATTTTGGgtttatcttgaaaatgtatatCTTTGTCCAAATTTTCAATTAGGGTTAAATCAGTGAACAAGTTTGAAATCGTGGGTAGTTTTAATATGCCTTACCTTTGCCTTCGGGGAGCATGGTGTCTCTGACAGAACCCTCGACGAATTCCAGGAAAGCCATTATTTTGGCGAGTCCGCCAGTAAGTTCGATTTCTGGCTCGTCACGAGCATCGAAGTTCAAGGCCACAGCCACTGGAGTTCCGCTGTCTGCGGAGCAAACGTTTCAGATCAGTAACCAAAATAAATAGTGAAAACGTTTCAATAGTCACCCTTCGGAACTCTATAGAAGTTCTAACTCAgttaaaaatgtttaaacaACAAAAAGCTATACCTAATATCTCCTTGCAATATAAAAATAGTCAAGCAAGATTACTTTACCAAAGCGTTTGACACTATTTTTCAACCCCATACTTATTGTTAAGATTGATGGACTTTTTGCAGTATTGGGGAACTGCGTAGAGCTACTTTCCGAGTTATTTTCCACTTTACTAGAACTCAGAGAAATATAAAACACAAAcgcaaaaaaatgaaataagttTATGTTGGCGTACCTCAAGGCAGTGTTTTAGGACCAACTCTTTATAATGAATCTAGTTTCAAGTTAGAATAAAATAAGTAACCCTTTCCGCAGTCGAgcaaaaacagaatataaattACCGTCTCTAAGAACAACGGAGAGACGTGCTTGCAGTAGCGCAGCCCAACACGCACTGATGCAGTGCGCATAGTCGCGCGTCTCAATCTCGTGCCGGAGGAACTGCTCCAGCTCGGCTTTCTCGTAGAACGAAGTCACTATCATGCTGGAAACGAAATGTGATATAAATGGTATTCGCGAGGGCAGTATTACATATCACCCGGAGCTCTACCTACCTACTGCTATGTAATTACTTGCAGAATAACAAAGTGGAGGAAggacaatatttaccatatatCATTTCACTGAATAAAGCTGGCTTTAACGGAATAATTATGCTTATTAAGATTTAATGAAAGTTCTCAGGGTTAGAACGTCATACTTATATAAATCTTAAAGTTGCCATTGAGTTCGGAAACTTTGGATCCATGGTGACGTGTCTTTTGTACGAGTATTTAAAATAACGTTCACGACGCAATGTCAAAAACCAGCTCTTGGgaattttttaagtacctatttctcCGCAAACCGAGCCGTAAATGGCGTGATAGAGAGGTAAGTGGTATAGGCCCCGTGAATGAACTATaaggggcagcataggagccgtcagatttttggcgcgaggcgtaaatgtgtcgattatgcttccgatgtagcccacaagatggcagaacctactatgcacaaggaaacgtgccggcgagaacggtagatggtagcacttgctttggcaatgtacaatgtcacatatgtttccgattcaggccacaagatggcagaccgtCCAACGCTCACGGTCCATAAAGGTTGCTTAAAACTTGAGATGGACTTACTCAATGACGTCGTCTTTGTGTTCATCGCGCATCGGTTCGGCTGTAAACTTGGGCTGGTTGGTGCCCTGGCAGTCGGGGCTGGTGGACAGCTTCGAAAGCACCTCTCCGAGGTTGGCTGCCTCCAGGAAGTCGCTGATTTCTGAAATAGCAAGTACACTTAATTATATCTGTGctgtgttttaaaaataaattccaTCATGATCCATTTGAAGTAAACATCGAATAGAAAGAATAGATAATGATAATAACGGTAAAAAGCGCTGGTAACCTAGAGGTACTGGCATTTGGCCTACAAATCCCGCTCGGGTCTCGTATACCAGTGTTTTTTTCAGAAATGTATTTACCAGTCACTTTTCcgtaaaggaaaacatcatgtACAAacaggcctataaccgcgaacatcgaagttcgcaaattgcgggcatttttctctgtcactctaattacgcctctGGACTAAGTAGGTAATTCCAACAAGACCCAGTTTCCCCCCAGACATATAAGTCACTTTCGTAATAACTATAACTAATACCAATTCTTTGCATTATGTCACCAAGACTCCAGGCTTCCTTGGTAAACCGTGGCTAAAAAGCGGGCACAGAATGGTACCCTTGTCATACTTACCGATATAATACCCCTTATCCCTCAACCTAGTGATTGTGTAGATGGAGTTGAGAGAGTTCCCTCCCAGCTCGTAGAAGCCCGCTCTGACAGATAGGGCTCCCCTGGCGGAGCGACCGAGGACCTCTCCAACGGTCTCGAAGAGGACCCGGGCCTTATCCATGCTGTCGGAGTCGACGCCGGAATAGTCGATGTCGAGGGGGATTTCCGAGTCATCTGAAAGAAAATGTCATTGGTGTCTTATTtgacttagggccacttgcggCACTAGCTCTTGCATCATTCACCGGGGTTAACCGGCTAAACCTGTAGTTAccaatggttaccagtacaatttcaaGCCCGGCTTTAGTGGGATAGTACAAGTGGAGCAAGTAGCAAGGGACCAAATTAACAATTTTTCCTGTACCATGTCGATGGCAAACAGGCGtggtctgatggtaagcggtcaccgtagTCCATGGACGCTCGCTACTCCAGGGGTGTTTATAAGCCTGTAAACTCCTTTTTTCAAGAACCTCAAACTGTAGCCCCTCCAGAAAACCTCGGCAGGGAACTCATTCCACAGCCGAGCCGAGGCGTCTACTCGTAATTAAGcggtataatttttaagaaagaGAAACAGATGTGCCCATTTCTTACCGTTGTTATTAGTATTCTCGTACATCTTCAGCAGTGCTTGTCTGTCCACTTTGCCGTTTACAAGCAGCGGAATGGTGTCAATCATAATAACCTGCAATAGGTACGTACATgtacataatatgtaggtactacattatttttgtttttacttaCACCTACCTACAGATTTGatgacaataaaaaaaaattttgaaaaaaaaaattaaagacaaAGAGAGTTGGAGTTGGTCCTTTAAAAGGAAAGTCAACACAGCATTCAACTTCTATTTTCACGCAAGTTTTTTATCCTAAGTCTGTCATTATCCGGCCTGTAAGCGGAGGCCTGCATAAGTCAAATCATACGCTATTATGGTACCTGGGGTATCATGTAGGAGGTAAGGGCATTCTTCAGAGCAGCCTCTATGTGATGGGAACCAAGCTTGGCATTTGGCTCGATGGTGACGAAAGCCAGGATCTCAGGGTTGCCGGTCGCTAGCCCGTAGCAGAGGACCACGGCTGGAAGATAGCAATAATTGAAATTAACGACATGTTTGGATCATTTGTAATGTTTCATTTGTGATGTTTAAAAATCTTTATGATGTAAAGTTCGTTACTCgttatattgtaatttttagAAAGTTATTTCTTTTCTGATATTTTTCACTGTAGCTATAATATGGTGTCTAATTAGTTTGTAATATTTCCGCTTAATTGTAAAACACGCTGTGTACACCTTGTTTTGGATCTCCTGCTAGATTTAAGCCATAATTTGCAATTGTATGTTACTCATGATATTGTACGATATCTGTTTAGTGTTcctaataatgtaaaataaaaataaaataaaaaatgtataggaGATAAATACGAAAAAAACCGCCGACGATCAAGGCGTGTCGATACGTGAAAATTTTCCGAACAAATATCTGCCAAGTATGATTCCCTTCAGCAGCATGCCGATGTTACCGTGATCCTCGGTGAAGAGGAAACTAGAAAGAAGACCTACCTTTCTCAACACCGGTGACGGCGGCGACAGCACGTTCCACCTCCTGGAGATCCACCCTATGCCCTCGGATCTTAATCTGAGAGTCGGTCCTTCCAGCGTACAGGATGACTCCCTTCTGCAGCATACCGAAGTCTCCGGTGCGGTAGAGGCGGCCGTAGTCTGAAAATGCAGAATTCATATTTTGTTTGACGTTATAAGTAAGTAGATATTATGATTAACTACTTACTGAGAAAAGTAGATATACATTAGGGAAAGTTAAAAAGAACTCAATCGTGACGTGATATAGTTTAGGGAAGTAGTTGGATCTGAGAAAGTACTGGGTTTCATAGCCGCAATATTCCAGAGCTGGTCCAATCTTGGTACTTATTGAATTTTTTCCAGGTTGGCACCAGCAATCCAGGCCTCCCTGTCCTTAGACTCGCGCACGGGTGCATCTACTCGTCGAGTAAGAAAAGTTCATAGTTATCCAGAGGAGAACCCTCAATCTTACCTGCGCTTGTTGCATGAGGGTTGTCGCAGAATTTATCAGGTGCCTGTCCACCCACGTATCCACACGCCAGGTTGGCCCCAGCGACCCACACCTCGCCGACTTCAGACTCCCGCGCCGGGTGCATCTCCTCGTCGAGTAAGTATACTTCGCAGTTGTCCAGGGGAGAACCTGGAGATGTCAATGAGTTGTTGGAAAGAGTTTTCGAtttctaataaaaacaaattatttaattataactaTGGGGTTGGGTAAAAGAGTCGGTATTAGGTTGACGATTACGGCTAGCGCGACGGTAAGTAATCAAAAGTGCGTATCAAAACTAACCACATTGATCTTGAGAGTTAATTTCTACTTCGACTTCCAAAAAATTCTTGTTCCGAATATAGATATTGCTATATCCGGTACAACATATATATTGTTCGAATATGCATTGTATTAGATATGATGAAGAATTTCTAAAACTCACCAATCGGGATGGTATTATGATTATCCAACTGTGCAGTATTCTCCAACACATAATACGTCACATCTCCCATAACCTCAGTGCTTCCATAGAAATTCGCCAACTTATAGCCGCTGTGGTCTCCGAAATACTGGAAGAACTGGGCAGCCAGCTCCTTGCTCAGGGTCTCTCCCGAGCAGACCCAGAGCTTCAGGTTCTGAAGCGGGCGTTCGGAACGGTTCAGGGAGAGGTACATGAGGATCGAGCGGAGGAGGGTCGGGACGAGGACCAGTCGTTGTATCTGAAAAACAATTGGttgattaataatttaataaaatattaattcttAGCTTAAAGGTTCTGGTTCTCTGTTATATTGAACAACATAGTTGTtgaaattcttcttcttcttctttctccgGCCTTATCCCATGTTCaattggggtcggctctcctaatcGCTTTTCGCCAGCCATTTCTGTTCTGGGTCGTCATTGGGTGTAATTCTAGAGCTTCGAGGTCACTATTTACTACTGATAGCCATTTGAGTCGGGGCCTTCCAGGACCTCTTGGACCAGTGGCGATATCTAACACTTTACGGGCCATATGGTCTTCGGGCCTTCTCATAACGTGTCCGTACCAGCGTAGTCTCGTTTCGGATAGTTTATCAGATATCGGCGTTACTTTCAAGCTTCCACGTATATACTTATTGGCCACTTTATCCATGAGGGTTACACCTGCTGACCAGCGTAACATCCTCATTTCGGCTACGTGTAGTTGCTGCACCTGGTCCTTTCTGAGTGGCCTGCATTCGGCACCATATATCATTGCTGGTCGTACAGCGGTCTTGTAACCCTTTCCCTTGACCCGGACGGGCATTCTGTTGTCGCATCGCATAACATAGTTGTTGAAATTAAAATGCATATTTGCCACTCGCTGATAGAAATACAAATCGTCcgattttgtatgtatttacaaCGTCAACAATTATTAGAGTGCAAGTTTCACACAACagaagcttagaataaatttaaaagtggaaaaattatgtctcacccaagacagtaatttttccacttttaaattttatatattaAGTTCTTGGTTTTCAGGTAAAACGCGATCAGCAAGAACTTTGCAACAACACGTTTTAGATCTAATAAACTGGGCCACGAATATCAGAGCAGTCATCCAGAAGCAAGTGTAACCAGATTCCTGATAAACTCTCACCTGATTCTCAGCCAAAACCCGCACCAGCTTCTGAGGGTCTCTAGTCGTCTCCCTCGACAGGATCAGCAAAGACCGTCCATGCAGCAGCGGGCCCCAGATCTCACAGATCGAGTCCACGAAGGTCAGAGCGGTCTTCCAGACGCAGGTGGCTTCTGTTTCCGTGAACGGGAAAGTGTGGAACTGCCACCACAGGCGGTTGCAGATGGCGGAGTATGGGAGACGGACTCCTGGAATAATGACCTATTAATACATGGGAATTTTCACCTAAAAGTGTAGGTACCATTTAAATCCACAAACTTTTGGGTTATTACTATTCATaatcacgaggactatcgatttaaaaagaaaaaactatGTGTCCCAAAAAAATTACAGTTTTGTGCCGCATTTTCAAAATTTGTATCAAAAACTGgggattttatttttctttgtctcatttAATAGTACTggtgattctgagtctaaataacctAATAGTCGAtgatttttcgaaaaaaagtaaatggtacaatTAAATTTTTATCTGAAAAAACCCTTACCGTACCTACTACCCTACGGTTAGGGTACAATACGAAAAGAAGTTTAATACGGTTTCtctatatacatacatttttttgagaTTCCTGGAAAGCATTAAATTGTGTCTTCATTTACCTTTAGGCACTCCAGTGCTTCCAGAAGTATACAGCACGATGGCAATGCTATCAGCCCGGGAGTCAGCCAGCATCTCCATGGGGTTGAGGGTCTCCGCAGAAAGCCCACTCGCTTCCATCGCCAGCTCCTCGAAGGAGACTGACGGCACGCCACTGGCGGCGAACATTGAGGGGTTGCCTTGAGAAAGAAGCGTAAGTTCAGACGTTACAATAATATCGGCGATATCGGCAGTTTTATCCAGCATATTAGACAGACAACCGAATAAGGATTTACAGCGGTCGTAGTTGTGGTTTACTGCAAGATATTAATGTGTATCCTACAACATTCAGGGTCCATGTTGTAACAATTTAATTTATGATAACATCTGCATGTACTCtggaatgcaataaataaataaatgaaatgaaataaggtggtggtactggtgctctaCGCGGTCcaagtacatgtcatcttgaaacttaaagtcattgtcaatagaggtgatagcagggtgtcatctatagGGCATTAGCAAGGGCATCTATAGGGCATTAGGGCAAACGGAAACATGGTCGCCCTAAATCTACTTAGCACCGTTCTGTGGAGCAAGAGCTTGGAATTGGAAATGGGGTGGGAGAGTGTTACTCAAGCTGCCCAGGACCGGAGTCAGTAGAAATAATGATTCGAGCCCTGCATCCCAGAAGAGGGTACCTAACAGAATGGAAAAAAAGAATAAGAAGAGATGAAGAACAAGAGAGGGTAAATGAAACTTACAGCGGTCATCGTAGACTACCAGAGCAGGTTGTGCGTCCTGCAATATGTGGTTGATGCGCTGCTGGGGGAAGCTGGGCTCCATGGGCACGTAGGCCGCTCCGGCCTTCCAGCACGCGAGGAGCGCCATCACTGTGctgtaaaattacaaaatatatcttaaaactaaaaacacacgattatggctgcgatgcagttcgcaaccccgcagtgccagggagccggccgcggaaccgccggaacttgacacccttcggccaaaactcctccttggtgaaggtcggtAGATGTACAGTTGGAACACGGACAGATAaaaagggcccgattcggattttgaaatagacatctattagatatcttttagacatcagtgacatcaccaagataagataacgatatgtttaagatctaacctgtcaaatttgacatttgctcgattctggagatgctcttgaacgatttccgcaggatatgactcagagatccaattcacatctaatagatatcttactctatctaacgtaaaagtgacattggttgcccgaattgcgctgcaaaagagaactagttgatatctaaactataacgtatctagaatggatctagtacgtgtcgtctcttgtgaatatcttgaagttcgaatacggcagcaacTTACTTGTGTGTAGGCTGCATGCACACACCGACAACAAAGTCGCCATCCTGGTTagcgccggcgccgcgcgctCGTGAAGCCAACGCCCGCGCCAGCGCATTCGTACGCGCCGCAAGCTGCGCGTAGGTCACGCGCGCTGTGCCGGTCTCATCTGCATCAATCATAACcggataaataataataatgaaagaCAGCCTTACCTAGCGTCTCTCGAGCGTCGGTGTCTAACTAATTCCATGGCTGCTTCTAGACGCAACGTTAGCGCAACAGCGAAACCATGTTCGGTAGCGCTGACTTAAGACGCCGATGCTCAATAGACGCTGGTATGgggtatagggaccgtgcgcgttaaAGAATCTGcaatcttgtggcctgaatctgAGACATATGTGGGAGACCGAGCTTAGCTCGGAAAGCATAGAAAAACTCAAAAATaggcgttttcccagagataaaaccTCTTAGCTAGGTCGATTTTGGGGTAAAACCATGGggtagcaaatttcatcgaaa from Cydia fagiglandana chromosome 21, ilCydFagi1.1, whole genome shotgun sequence includes the following:
- the LOC134675150 gene encoding beta-alanyl-bioamine nonribosomal peptide synthetase ebony, which codes for MGSLPRVSVVSGARRAVPGAPLPSHLARLDCSDSTALVYSDETGTARVTYAQLAARTNALARALASRARGAGANQDGDFVVGVCMQPTHNTVMALLACWKAGAAYVPMEPSFPQQRINHILQDAQPALVVYDDRCNPSMFAASGVPSVSFEELAMEASGLSAETLNPMEMLADSRADSIAIVLYTSGSTGVPKGVRLPYSAICNRLWWQFHTFPFTETEATCVWKTALTFVDSICEIWGPLLHGRSLLILSRETTRDPQKLVRVLAENQIQRLVLVPTLLRSILMYLSLNRSERPLQNLKLWVCSGETLSKELAAQFFQYFGDHSGYKLANFYGSTEVMGDVTYYVLENTAQLDNHNTIPIGSPLDNCEVYLLDEEMHPARESEVGEVWVAGANLACGYVGGQAPDKFCDNPHATSADYGRLYRTGDFGMLQKGVILYAGRTDSQIKIRGHRVDLQEVERAVAAVTGVEKAVVLCYGLATGNPEILAFVTIEPNAKLGSHHIEAALKNALTSYMIPQVIMIDTIPLLVNGKVDRQALLKMYENTNNNDDSEIPLDIDYSGVDSDSMDKARVLFETVGEVLGRSARGALSVRAGFYELGGNSLNSIYTITRLRDKGYYIEISDFLEAANLGEVLSKLSTSPDCQGTNQPKFTAEPMRDEHKDDVIDMIVTSFYEKAELEQFLRHEIETRDYAHCISACWAALLQARLSVVLRDDSGTPVAVALNFDARDEPEIELTGGLAKIMAFLEFVEGSVRDTMLPEGKGTILHSFMMATAEHLNARENVAAIRALEHATMRVAREKRFLGVFTTNTSPLTQQLGTDVLGFQTLLDYQINQYADEHGARIFGDAPDDMRAIVCWKTVE